Proteins encoded together in one Streptomyces sp. NA04227 window:
- a CDS encoding 16S rRNA (uracil(1498)-N(3))-methyltransferase: MTAAVFVTDTLQADAQGRLVLTGTEGRHAVSVKRLRPGERIVLTDGAGRWADCEVLAAEGKDRLTVRAEAVHEEPPESPRLTVVQALPKGDRGELAVETMTETGVDVIVPWSAARCVTQWKGERALKSLAKWRATAREAGKQSRRVRFPEVTEPMTTKQVAALLAGARLAAVLHEDRDLASTPLATAELPTDGDIVLVVGPEGGVSPEELAVFAEAGGHPYRLGRSVLRTSTAGTAAAAVVLGRTGRWS; the protein is encoded by the coding sequence ATGACGGCGGCGGTATTCGTCACGGACACGCTTCAGGCCGATGCCCAGGGGCGGCTCGTCCTCACCGGGACCGAGGGGCGGCACGCCGTCTCGGTGAAGCGGCTGCGCCCCGGCGAGCGGATCGTCCTCACCGACGGCGCCGGCCGCTGGGCCGACTGCGAGGTGCTCGCCGCCGAGGGCAAGGACCGGCTGACCGTACGCGCCGAGGCGGTGCACGAGGAGCCGCCCGAGTCGCCCCGGCTGACCGTGGTCCAGGCCCTGCCCAAGGGCGACCGCGGCGAACTGGCCGTGGAGACCATGACGGAGACCGGCGTCGACGTCATCGTCCCCTGGTCCGCCGCGCGCTGCGTGACCCAGTGGAAGGGCGAGCGCGCCCTCAAGTCCCTTGCCAAATGGCGGGCGACGGCCCGCGAGGCGGGCAAGCAGTCCCGGCGGGTGCGCTTCCCGGAGGTCACCGAGCCGATGACCACCAAACAGGTCGCCGCGCTGCTCGCCGGGGCGCGCCTGGCGGCCGTACTGCACGAGGACCGCGACCTGGCGAGTACGCCGCTGGCCACCGCCGAACTCCCCACCGACGGGGACATCGTGCTGGTCGTGGGGCCGGAGGGAGGAGTCTCCCCGGAGGAACTGGCCGTCTTCGCCGAGGCGGGCGGCCACCCCTACCGGCTCGGGCGTAGCGTGCTGCGTACATCCACCGCGGGCACCGCCGCCGCGGCAGTGGTGCTCGGCCGCACCGGCCGCTGGTCCTGA
- a CDS encoding S41 family peptidase, protein MTQPAYLRFPHLHGEFLVFTAEDDVWAAPLDGGRAWRVSADNMPVNHPRISPDGTQVAWTSTRDGVPEVFVAPLEGGPSRRLTHWGSARTSVRGWAADGRVLALSTKGQASLRRSWAHAVPLDGGPAETLPYGPVGDLAHGPGGRALLLSVTMSREAAWWKRYRGGTAGKLWIAGEDAPGDFARLHADLDGNIEYPLWVGERIAFLCDHEGVGALYSSLPDGTDLRRHTPVDAESGIGFYARHAATDGSRVVYASAGELWLLDDLDGAEPRRLDLRLGGQRVDMQPYPVSAARWFGAGAPDHTGRGSALAVRGTVHWVTHRAGPTRVLAATPGVRARLPRAFRADGEEHVVWVTDAEGEDALEFAPATGLAPGATPRRLATGRLGRVLQLAMAPDGSRAAVASHDGRVLLVERESGEVREVDRSEDGEPSGLVFSPDSAWLAWSHPGPEPLRQLKLANTGDLSVTEATPLRFRDYSPAFTTDGKHLAFLSARSFDPVYDEHVFDLAFVGGSRPHLITLSATTPSPFGPQRHGRPFESPDKDETPESEGAPATRIDLDGLADRIVPFPVEAARYSTLRAAKDGLLWLRHPVEGVLGASRATPDDPEPKNELERYDLQQLRSEHLALDVDHFAVTGDGKRILLWTDGKLKVVPSDRRASHDDDSDSNITVDLSRVRQQVEPAAEWRQMYEETLRLMRDHFWRADLGGVDFAAVRERYLPLLDRVATHDDLVDLLYEVHGEFGTSHAYIVPTSGGGGGDRKLGLLGADISRHEDGSWRVDRILPSESSDPRARAPLAAPGVAVRPGDTLLAVAGRPVDPVTGPGPLLVGTAGKPVELTISPAGGGDPRHAVVVPLDDEEPLRYHDWVANRRAYVHEHSGGRLGYLHVPDMQAPGWAQIHRDLRVEVAREGLVLDVRENRGGHTSQLVVEKIARRVVGWDLPRGQRAHSYPADAPRGPVVAVADQHSGSDGDIVNAAIKALGIGPVVGTRTWGGVIGIDSRYRLVDGTLVTQPKYAFWVEGSGWQVENYGVDPDIEVVMTPQDHVTGRDPQLDEAIRVALAALEETPAKTPPALPPLD, encoded by the coding sequence GTGACTCAGCCTGCCTACCTTCGGTTCCCGCATCTGCACGGAGAGTTCCTCGTCTTCACGGCCGAGGACGACGTCTGGGCCGCGCCCCTCGACGGCGGCCGTGCCTGGCGGGTCAGCGCCGACAACATGCCCGTGAACCATCCGCGGATATCCCCGGACGGCACCCAGGTCGCCTGGACCTCCACGCGCGACGGGGTACCAGAGGTGTTCGTGGCGCCCCTCGAAGGCGGTCCCTCGCGGCGGCTCACGCACTGGGGCAGTGCGCGTACGAGCGTGCGCGGCTGGGCGGCCGACGGGCGGGTGCTCGCCCTCTCCACGAAGGGGCAGGCGTCGCTGCGCCGCTCCTGGGCGCATGCCGTGCCGCTGGACGGCGGCCCCGCCGAAACGCTTCCGTACGGACCGGTCGGCGACCTCGCCCACGGCCCGGGCGGCCGTGCGCTGCTGCTCTCGGTGACGATGAGCCGCGAGGCGGCCTGGTGGAAGCGGTACCGCGGCGGCACCGCGGGCAAGCTGTGGATCGCCGGTGAGGACGCACCCGGCGACTTCGCGCGCCTGCACGCCGACCTCGACGGCAACATCGAGTACCCGCTGTGGGTGGGGGAGCGGATCGCCTTCCTCTGTGACCACGAGGGCGTCGGCGCGCTGTACTCCTCGCTGCCCGACGGCACCGACCTGCGGCGGCACACCCCCGTGGACGCCGAGTCCGGGATCGGGTTCTACGCCCGGCACGCCGCCACCGACGGCAGCCGCGTCGTGTACGCGAGCGCGGGCGAACTGTGGCTGCTCGACGACCTCGACGGCGCCGAACCCCGGCGGCTGGACCTGCGGCTCGGCGGACAGCGGGTCGACATGCAGCCGTACCCGGTGAGCGCCGCCCGCTGGTTCGGCGCGGGTGCCCCCGACCACACCGGCCGCGGCAGCGCCCTCGCGGTACGCGGCACGGTCCACTGGGTCACCCACCGCGCGGGCCCCACCCGCGTCCTGGCCGCCACGCCCGGCGTCCGCGCCCGGCTGCCGCGGGCCTTCAGGGCCGACGGCGAGGAGCACGTCGTCTGGGTCACCGACGCCGAGGGCGAGGACGCCCTGGAGTTCGCGCCCGCCACCGGACTCGCCCCCGGCGCCACCCCGCGCCGCCTGGCCACCGGCCGTCTCGGCCGCGTACTCCAGCTCGCGATGGCGCCCGACGGCAGCCGCGCCGCCGTCGCCTCGCACGACGGACGGGTGCTGCTCGTCGAGCGGGAGAGCGGTGAGGTGCGCGAGGTGGACCGCAGCGAGGACGGCGAGCCGAGCGGGCTCGTCTTCTCGCCGGACTCGGCCTGGCTGGCCTGGTCCCACCCCGGACCCGAGCCGCTGCGCCAGCTCAAACTGGCCAACACCGGCGACCTGTCGGTCACCGAGGCGACCCCGCTGCGGTTCCGCGACTACTCGCCCGCCTTCACCACCGACGGTAAGCACCTGGCCTTCCTGTCCGCGCGCTCCTTCGACCCGGTCTACGACGAGCACGTCTTCGACCTGGCCTTCGTCGGCGGCAGCCGCCCGCACCTGATCACGCTGTCGGCGACCACGCCCTCCCCGTTCGGACCGCAGCGGCACGGCAGGCCCTTCGAGTCGCCCGACAAGGACGAGACCCCCGAGAGCGAGGGCGCCCCGGCGACCCGTATCGACCTCGACGGCCTCGCCGACCGCATCGTGCCCTTCCCGGTCGAGGCGGCCCGCTACTCCACCCTGCGGGCGGCCAAGGACGGACTCCTGTGGCTGCGCCACCCCGTCGAGGGCGTGCTCGGCGCCTCCCGCGCCACCCCCGACGACCCCGAGCCCAAGAACGAGCTGGAGCGCTACGACCTCCAGCAGCTGCGCTCGGAGCATCTCGCCCTGGACGTCGACCACTTCGCGGTCACCGGCGACGGCAAGCGGATCCTGCTGTGGACGGACGGCAAGCTCAAGGTGGTGCCCAGCGACCGCCGCGCCTCCCACGACGACGACAGCGACTCCAACATCACCGTCGACCTCTCCCGCGTCCGGCAGCAGGTCGAACCGGCCGCCGAATGGCGGCAGATGTACGAGGAGACCCTGCGGCTGATGCGGGACCACTTCTGGCGCGCGGACCTCGGCGGCGTCGATTTCGCGGCGGTGCGCGAGCGCTACCTGCCGCTGCTCGACCGGGTGGCCACCCACGACGACCTGGTGGACCTGCTGTACGAGGTGCACGGCGAGTTCGGTACCTCGCACGCCTACATCGTCCCCACCTCGGGCGGCGGTGGCGGCGACCGCAAGCTGGGCCTGCTCGGCGCGGACATCTCCCGTCACGAGGACGGCAGTTGGCGGGTCGACCGGATCCTGCCCTCGGAGAGCTCCGATCCGCGCGCCCGCGCGCCGCTGGCCGCGCCCGGGGTGGCCGTGCGGCCCGGCGACACCCTCCTCGCCGTGGCGGGCCGCCCGGTCGACCCGGTCACCGGCCCCGGACCGCTGCTCGTCGGTACGGCGGGCAAGCCCGTCGAACTGACCATCTCGCCCGCGGGCGGCGGCGATCCGCGGCACGCCGTGGTCGTCCCGCTCGACGACGAGGAGCCGCTGCGCTACCACGACTGGGTCGCGAACCGGCGCGCGTATGTCCACGAACACTCCGGCGGCAGGCTCGGCTATCTGCACGTCCCCGACATGCAGGCGCCGGGCTGGGCGCAGATCCACCGTGACCTGCGGGTCGAGGTGGCGCGCGAGGGCCTGGTGCTCGACGTGCGCGAGAACCGCGGCGGGCACACCTCGCAGCTGGTGGTGGAGAAGATCGCCCGCCGCGTGGTCGGCTGGGACCTGCCGCGCGGGCAGCGCGCGCACAGCTACCCGGCCGACGCGCCGCGCGGGCCGGTGGTCGCCGTCGCCGACCAGCACTCGGGTTCGGACGGCGACATCGTCAACGCCGCGATCAAGGCGCTCGGTATCGGCCCGGTCGTCGGCACCCGCACCTGGGGCGGCGTGATCGGCATCGACAGCCGCTACCGGCTCGTCGACGGCACCCTGGTCACCCAGCCCAAGTACGCCTTCTGGGTGGAGGGTTCGGGCTGGCAGGTGGAGAACTACGGCGTCGACCCGGACATCGAGGTCGTCATGACCCCGCAGGACCATGTGACCGGCCGCGACCCGCAGCTCGACGAGGCGATCCGTGTCGCCCTGGCCGCCCTGGAAGAGACCCCGGCCAAGACCCCGCCCGCGCTGCCGCCGCTGGACTGA
- the hrcA gene encoding heat-inducible transcriptional repressor HrcA: MLNERRLEVLRAIVQDYVGTEEPVGSKALTERHSLGVSPATVRNDMAALEDEGYIAQPHTSAGRIPTDKGYRLFVDKLAGVKPMTAPERRAIQNFLDGAVDLDDVVGRTVRLLAQLTRQVAVVQYPSLTRSTVRHVELLALAPARLMLVLITDTGRVEQRMIDCPAPFGESSLADLRARLNSRVAGRRFADVPQLVQDLPEAFENEDRGTVSTVLSTLLETLVEETEERLMIGGTANLTRFGHDFPLTIRPVLEALEEQVVLLKLLGEATDSGMTVRIGHENAHEGLNSTSVVSVGYGSGGEAVAKLGVVGPTRMDYPGTMGAVRAVARYVGQILAES; this comes from the coding sequence GTGCTGAACGAACGCAGGCTCGAAGTGCTGCGCGCCATCGTCCAGGACTATGTGGGCACCGAGGAGCCGGTCGGCTCCAAGGCGCTCACCGAGCGGCACAGCCTCGGTGTCTCCCCGGCCACCGTCCGCAACGACATGGCCGCCCTGGAGGACGAGGGCTACATCGCCCAGCCGCACACCAGCGCGGGCCGCATCCCCACCGACAAGGGCTACCGGCTCTTCGTCGACAAGCTCGCCGGGGTGAAGCCGATGACCGCGCCCGAGCGGCGCGCCATCCAGAACTTCCTCGACGGCGCCGTCGACCTCGACGACGTGGTCGGGCGCACCGTGCGCCTGCTCGCCCAGCTCACCCGGCAGGTCGCGGTCGTGCAGTACCCCTCGCTGACCCGCTCCACGGTGCGGCACGTGGAACTGCTCGCACTGGCACCGGCCCGGCTGATGCTCGTCCTCATCACGGACACCGGCCGGGTCGAACAGCGCATGATCGACTGCCCCGCGCCGTTCGGCGAGAGCTCACTGGCCGATCTGCGGGCGCGCCTCAACAGCCGTGTCGCGGGCCGCCGTTTCGCCGATGTGCCGCAGCTCGTGCAGGATCTGCCGGAAGCGTTCGAGAACGAGGACCGCGGCACCGTCTCGACCGTCCTGTCCACCCTCCTCGAAACCCTCGTCGAGGAGACCGAGGAACGTCTGATGATCGGCGGCACCGCCAATCTCACCCGCTTCGGGCATGACTTTCCTCTCACCATCCGCCCGGTCCTCGAAGCCCTCGAGGAACAGGTCGTCCTCCTCAAACTCCTCGGTGAGGCGACCGATTCGGGCATGACCGTACGCATCGGGCACGAGAACGCCCACGAGGGACTCAACTCCACCTCCGTGGTCTCGGTCGGCTACGGTTCGGGCGGCGAAGCTGTCGCCAAACTCGGCGTGGTCGGACCGACACGCATGGACTATCCGGGAACGATGGGAGCAGTACGCGCAGTGGCACGTTACGTCGGACAGATCCTGGCGGAGTCGTAA
- a CDS encoding SDR family NAD(P)-dependent oxidoreductase codes for MPEGRTAVVTGGSRGIGRAVVQRLARDGVEVVFNYARSEQAAAEVLAAVRAEGGTAHALPLDLATAGAAEELMQRATELTGGLDVLVNNAAQAFRTAPLAETDEAVFDEIMTVNARTVFLTLRHAARHMRDDGRIVNISSLNTRRPAKNSAPYAASKGAMEQLTLVAAQELGARGITVNTVSPGATDTELLRGANPPESLEKVAGMTPLGRLGQPSDVADVVAFLCGPDARWITGQNILATGGLS; via the coding sequence GTGCCGGAGGGCAGGACAGCGGTGGTCACCGGAGGTTCGCGGGGTATCGGCCGGGCCGTAGTGCAGCGGCTGGCCCGCGACGGTGTCGAGGTGGTCTTCAACTACGCGCGCAGCGAACAGGCCGCCGCCGAGGTGCTCGCCGCGGTGCGTGCCGAGGGCGGCACCGCCCACGCGCTACCGCTCGATCTGGCCACGGCCGGGGCGGCCGAGGAGCTCATGCAGCGCGCCACGGAGCTGACCGGCGGCCTGGACGTCCTGGTCAACAACGCCGCGCAGGCCTTCCGGACCGCACCGCTGGCCGAGACCGACGAAGCGGTCTTCGATGAGATCATGACGGTCAACGCACGCACGGTCTTCCTCACCCTGCGCCATGCCGCCCGGCACATGCGCGACGACGGACGCATCGTGAACATCTCCAGCCTCAACACCCGGCGGCCCGCGAAGAACAGCGCCCCGTACGCGGCCAGCAAGGGCGCGATGGAGCAGCTCACCCTGGTCGCCGCCCAGGAGCTCGGGGCGCGCGGCATCACCGTCAACACGGTCTCCCCCGGGGCGACCGACACCGAGTTGCTGCGTGGCGCGAATCCGCCCGAGAGCCTGGAGAAGGTCGCGGGCATGACACCGCTCGGACGGCTCGGCCAGCCCTCCGACGTCGCCGATGTGGTGGCCTTCCTCTGCGGCCCCGACGCCCGCTGGATCACCGGGCAGAACATCCTCGCCACGGGCGGCCTCAGCTGA
- a CDS encoding VOC family protein, producing the protein MELAQVRLLVDDFPACYRFYAEVLGLKPQSGSPQGPYEKFSPATGSAGIALQDRGVMSEIIGELGDAVNGHRSLVVLRVDDLDVYCEQITARGAAVFQGPAPMTDRMRVAHLKDPEGNLVELQEWLLLQG; encoded by the coding sequence TTGGAACTCGCCCAGGTCAGGCTGCTCGTCGACGACTTCCCCGCCTGCTACCGCTTCTACGCCGAAGTCCTCGGCCTCAAGCCGCAGTCGGGCTCGCCGCAGGGCCCGTACGAGAAGTTCAGTCCGGCCACCGGATCGGCGGGCATCGCCCTCCAGGACCGCGGCGTGATGAGCGAGATCATCGGGGAACTCGGGGACGCGGTCAACGGGCACCGGTCGCTGGTCGTGCTGCGCGTGGACGACCTCGACGTCTACTGCGAGCAGATCACCGCCCGCGGCGCCGCGGTCTTCCAGGGCCCCGCACCGATGACCGACCGGATGCGGGTGGCCCATCTCAAGGACCCCGAAGGCAACTTGGTGGAACTCCAGGAGTGGCTGCTGCTCCAGGGCTGA
- a CDS encoding MBL fold metallo-hydrolase yields MTAPAEGPDRPGGSARLGGSPRPGASIRPGGPQASAAPQASGGPAPAPDWAAGGWERLARRTGRIRLPGWDCTTGLVAGDDAALLIDAGSCLSEGAALRRDAQRLLGGRRVTHLALTHPHFDHVLGAPAFAGAEVFTAVGAGAALVSGHEQLAADAVRHGLGREAAERASELLRPPHHEVCGEWTLELGGVQVLLAALGPAHSPYDLVVLVPGEVEVVFCGDLVEESGPPQAGPDAVPGRWPAALDRLLQLGGEDAVYVPGHGAVVDAAFVRRQRDRLAGEFGVP; encoded by the coding sequence ATGACGGCGCCTGCCGAGGGACCGGACAGGCCGGGCGGATCTGCCCGGCTGGGCGGATCTCCTCGGCCGGGCGCATCGATCAGGCCAGGCGGACCGCAGGCATCGGCCGCACCGCAGGCATCGGGCGGACCGGCGCCCGCGCCCGACTGGGCGGCCGGCGGCTGGGAGCGGCTCGCCCGCCGTACCGGCCGGATCCGGCTGCCCGGCTGGGACTGCACCACGGGTCTGGTGGCCGGGGACGACGCCGCCCTGCTCATCGACGCGGGGTCCTGCCTGTCCGAGGGTGCCGCCCTGCGCCGGGACGCGCAGCGGTTGCTCGGCGGGCGCCGGGTGACCCATCTCGCCCTGACCCACCCGCACTTCGACCATGTGCTCGGCGCCCCCGCCTTCGCCGGGGCCGAGGTGTTCACCGCCGTGGGCGCGGGCGCGGCCCTGGTCTCGGGGCACGAGCAGCTCGCCGCGGACGCGGTACGGCACGGCCTGGGCCGGGAGGCGGCGGAGCGGGCGAGCGAGTTGCTGCGCCCGCCCCATCACGAGGTCTGCGGCGAGTGGACGCTGGAACTCGGCGGCGTACAGGTGCTCCTCGCCGCGCTGGGCCCGGCGCACAGTCCGTACGATCTCGTGGTCCTGGTGCCCGGTGAGGTCGAGGTCGTGTTCTGCGGGGATCTGGTGGAGGAGTCCGGGCCGCCGCAGGCCGGGCCGGACGCGGTGCCGGGGCGCTGGCCCGCGGCCCTGGACCGGCTGCTTCAACTCGGCGGCGAGGACGCCGTGTACGTACCCGGGCACGGGGCCGTGGTGGACGCGGCCTTCGTTCGCCGTCAGCGTGATCGACTGGCCGGAGAATTCGGCGTGCCGTGA
- a CDS encoding nitronate monooxygenase — translation MSLALSDLSAYPIVQAPMAGGGSTPRLAAAVSEAGGLGCLAAGYKTADGMYQEIKQLRGLTGRFFGVNLFLPQPGRTDGAAVDVYRSQLGGESAWYRTPLGDTDVPTDDGYETKLAVLLDDPVPLVSFTFGCPSAQVVEAFARVGTRTLVTVTSPEEARAAQDAGADGVCVQGIEAGGHQGTHRDDPELDGTGTGLLTLLAQVRESVGLPLVAAGGIMRGSQIAAVLAAGAHSAQLGTAFLATHESGAHPLHKHALTDPRFPRTELTRAFSGRPARGLVNRFLREHGPYAPAAYPQVHSLTAPLRGAAAEAGDPQGMSLWAGQGHRLARALPAGQLVEVLAAELAVATAKGGRA, via the coding sequence ATGTCCTTGGCACTGAGCGATCTTTCGGCGTACCCGATCGTGCAGGCCCCGATGGCCGGGGGCGGCTCAACGCCCCGCCTCGCCGCCGCCGTCAGTGAGGCCGGAGGACTCGGCTGCCTGGCCGCCGGCTACAAGACCGCCGACGGCATGTACCAGGAGATCAAGCAACTGCGCGGGCTGACCGGCCGGTTCTTCGGCGTCAACCTCTTCCTGCCGCAGCCCGGCCGCACCGACGGCGCGGCCGTCGACGTCTACCGCAGCCAGCTCGGCGGCGAGTCCGCCTGGTACCGGACCCCGCTCGGCGACACCGACGTCCCCACCGACGACGGCTACGAGACCAAACTCGCCGTACTCCTCGACGATCCGGTGCCGCTGGTGTCCTTCACCTTCGGCTGTCCCAGCGCGCAGGTGGTGGAGGCGTTCGCCCGGGTCGGCACCCGCACCCTGGTCACCGTCACCAGCCCCGAGGAGGCCAGGGCCGCCCAGGACGCGGGCGCCGACGGGGTCTGCGTCCAGGGCATCGAGGCCGGCGGACACCAGGGCACCCACCGCGACGACCCCGAACTCGACGGCACCGGGACCGGGTTGCTCACCCTCCTCGCCCAGGTCCGCGAGAGCGTGGGGCTGCCCCTGGTCGCCGCCGGAGGCATCATGCGCGGCTCCCAGATCGCCGCCGTCCTCGCCGCCGGAGCGCACAGCGCCCAACTCGGCACCGCCTTCCTGGCCACCCACGAGTCCGGGGCCCACCCGCTGCACAAACACGCCCTGACCGACCCGCGGTTCCCGCGCACCGAACTCACCCGGGCGTTCTCCGGCCGCCCGGCCCGCGGCCTGGTCAACCGCTTCCTGCGCGAGCACGGCCCGTACGCCCCGGCCGCCTATCCGCAGGTGCACAGCCTGACCGCCCCGCTGCGCGGCGCCGCGGCCGAGGCGGGCGACCCGCAGGGCATGAGCCTGTGGGCGGGCCAGGGCCACCGGCTCGCACGCGCACTGCCCGCCGGACAACTCGTCGAGGTACTCGCGGCCGAACTGGCCGTGGCCACAGCAAAGGGAGGCCGGGCCTGA
- the dnaJ gene encoding molecular chaperone DnaJ has translation MATDYYAVLGVRRDASQDEIKKAFRRLARELHPDVNPDPKTQERFKEINAAYEVLSDPQKKQVYDLGGDPLSQQAGAGGFGAGGGFGNFSDIMDAFFGTASQRGPRSRTRRGQDAMIRLEIELDEAAFGTTKDLQVDTAVVCTTCSGEGAAPGTSAQTCDMCRGRGEVSQVTRSFLGQVMTSRPCPQCQGFGTVVPTPCPECAGDGRIRSRRTLTVKIPAGVDNGTRIQLAGEGEVGPGGGPAGDLYVEIHELPHPVFQRRGDDLHCTVTIPMTAAALGTKVPLETLDGLEEIDIRPGTQSGQSIPLHGRGVTHLRGGGRGDLVVHVEVTTPGKLDVEQERLLRELAKLRGEERPTGQFQPGQQGLFSRLKDAFNGR, from the coding sequence GTGGCCACGGACTACTACGCCGTGCTCGGCGTGCGCCGAGACGCCTCCCAGGACGAGATCAAAAAGGCCTTCCGGCGGCTCGCCCGCGAGCTGCACCCGGACGTCAACCCCGATCCGAAGACCCAAGAGCGGTTCAAGGAGATCAACGCCGCCTACGAGGTGCTCTCGGACCCGCAGAAGAAGCAGGTCTACGACCTCGGCGGCGACCCGCTGTCGCAGCAGGCGGGCGCCGGTGGCTTCGGCGCGGGCGGCGGCTTCGGCAACTTCTCGGACATCATGGACGCCTTCTTCGGAACGGCGTCCCAGCGCGGCCCGCGCTCGCGCACCCGGCGCGGCCAGGACGCCATGATCCGGCTCGAGATCGAGCTGGACGAGGCGGCGTTCGGTACCACCAAGGACCTCCAGGTCGACACCGCCGTGGTGTGCACCACCTGCAGCGGCGAGGGCGCGGCCCCCGGCACCAGCGCGCAGACCTGCGACATGTGCCGCGGCCGGGGCGAGGTCTCCCAGGTGACCCGCTCCTTCCTGGGCCAGGTCATGACCTCGCGCCCCTGCCCGCAGTGCCAGGGCTTCGGCACCGTGGTCCCCACCCCCTGCCCCGAGTGCGCCGGCGACGGCCGCATCCGTTCACGGCGCACGCTCACCGTGAAGATTCCGGCCGGTGTGGACAACGGCACCCGGATCCAGCTCGCCGGTGAGGGCGAGGTCGGCCCCGGCGGCGGCCCGGCCGGTGACCTCTACGTGGAGATCCACGAACTGCCGCACCCGGTCTTCCAGCGCCGCGGCGACGACCTGCACTGCACGGTCACCATCCCGATGACGGCCGCGGCGCTCGGCACCAAGGTGCCCCTGGAGACCCTCGACGGTCTCGAGGAGATCGACATCCGGCCCGGCACCCAGTCCGGCCAGTCCATCCCGCTGCACGGCCGCGGTGTCACGCATCTGCGGGGCGGCGGCCGTGGTGACCTCGTCGTCCACGTCGAGGTGACCACCCCGGGCAAGCTCGACGTGGAGCAGGAGCGACTGTTGCGCGAGCTGGCCAAGCTGCGCGGCGAGGAGCGCCCCACGGGACAGTTCCAGCCCGGTCAGCAGGGCCTGTTCTCCCGGCTGAAGGACGCCTTCAACGGCCGCTGA
- a CDS encoding DUF3097 domain-containing protein: MRSYSPDLTPPWKKQQPAPEVAAEPGLVVEEAATGFCGAVIRCEAGTVTLEDRFGKHRVFPLEPRGFLLEGQVVTLVRATAAPARPSRTASGSLAVPGARARVARAGRIYVEGRHDAELVERVWGDDLRIEGVVVEYLEGVDDLPSIVAEFAPGPDARLGVLVDHLVPGSKESRIAQAVTSEHALVVGHPYIDVWEAVKPSSVGIAAWPKVPRGQDWKTGVCRALGWPENTGAAWQRILGSVHSYKDLEPQLLGRVEELIDFVTVGSAA, translated from the coding sequence TTGCGCAGCTACTCACCGGATCTGACTCCGCCCTGGAAGAAGCAGCAGCCCGCGCCCGAGGTGGCCGCCGAGCCGGGCCTCGTGGTGGAGGAGGCCGCGACCGGTTTCTGTGGTGCGGTGATCCGCTGCGAGGCGGGCACGGTCACCCTGGAGGACCGCTTCGGCAAGCACCGGGTGTTTCCGCTCGAACCGCGTGGCTTCCTCCTGGAGGGCCAGGTGGTGACCCTGGTCCGGGCCACCGCGGCACCGGCGCGGCCCAGCCGTACGGCCTCCGGCTCCCTCGCCGTGCCGGGCGCGCGGGCGCGGGTCGCACGCGCCGGGCGCATCTATGTGGAGGGGCGCCACGACGCGGAACTCGTGGAGCGGGTCTGGGGTGACGACCTGCGCATCGAGGGCGTGGTGGTGGAGTACCTGGAGGGCGTCGACGATCTGCCGTCCATCGTGGCCGAATTCGCCCCCGGCCCGGACGCCCGCCTCGGCGTCCTCGTCGACCATCTGGTGCCGGGCTCCAAGGAGTCCCGTATCGCCCAGGCGGTCACCAGCGAGCACGCGCTCGTGGTCGGGCACCCCTATATCGATGTCTGGGAAGCGGTGAAGCCCTCTTCGGTGGGCATCGCCGCCTGGCCGAAGGTGCCGCGCGGCCAGGACTGGAAGACCGGCGTGTGCCGGGCGCTCGGCTGGCCCGAGAACACCGGGGCGGCCTGGCAGCGGATCCTCGGCTCGGTACACAGCTACAAGGATCTGGAGCCCCAACTCCTCGGCAGGGTCGAGGAGTTGATCGACTTTGTCACGGTGGGCAGCGCTGCCTGA